The DNA sequence GTCTTCGGCCGCGTCTGCTTCCTCGGCCGCCTTCATCAGCTCGTCCACCTTCTGCGTCAGCTCCTGCTCGCGCTGCTGCATCCGCTCGTAGCTCATCGCCTTGTGCTTGCTGGCGTTCGCCTTGAGCTTCGTGCCGTCCAGCGCCACATGCCCCAGCTTCACCAGCCCCGCCTTCTGGCACAGCGCCAGCACCTGCATGAACAGCCCCGACAACTCCTTCAGGTGCCTGCGGCGGAACTCCGCGATGGCTGTGTGGTCCGGATGCTGGCCCGCGGCGATGATTCGGAACGCCACGTCCTCGTACGTCTTCCTCTCCAGCCGCCTCGACGAGGCCACGCCCACGCAGTAGCCGTACAGCAACAGCCCTACCAGCATCCTCGGGTGGTACGACGGGTAGCCCCTCAGCTCTCGCTCGTACTTCTCCAACAGCACCTTCAGGTCCATCTCCTTCACCGTGTCCAGGATGAAGTACGAAAGGTGCTCTTCGGGCAGCCACTCCCGGGGCGAGGGCGGCAGCAGCTCCGACTGCTCCGGCTGGTAGGGGCGGTAGACCTTGCTCATGGGTAGGCAACCCCATCACGTCCTCGCCTACCCGTCGAGTAGGTTCTCTCGGTTACCCCAACAGACTCCTAGCCGTGATGGGAAGTTCATTCCCTCTGTCCCACCCTGCCGGGGCATTCTCATCACGGGCAACTACTCTTTGGAGGAGAGGCAGCAACCTGCTTTTTGTGTGCAGCGTATTGCTCAAGATCTTTATCATTGAGGCTGATCTTGATCTTGACAGGAATGAGCTTGACCGTTGAGTAAATCATGAAGTCGCCTCCCTTTTGATGGAGGCTTCGATAGCTATTGAATGAGTTGTTTGTTACCCGGAAGTAACGATTTCCCTTGCTGTCTTCGTGATAACTGTTCCCCTTTATCGTTACGAAAGACTGAACAATAGGCAGTCTCTCGTCAATAGCGCTTTCCGCAGCGCTTGCATAATTATCGTAGTTATCCAAGTACCCTTTTGCCCAAAAAAAACCATTCTCTCCCCAGTATCCCAAGAACTGGTCTGATTTTTCGGTACAGTCTCCGTCTACGGCATTAAGGAATTCAAAAGTGTCTCTAAAATATATACCTATCTCGCTAATGTCTATTATGAAAGAGCCATCTGGGGAAGTATAGGTCTGTAAGGATGTCACTGCGAGCTTGAGAGCAAAGACGGCCAAAGCGGCCGTGACATCATTGGCAGATTCGGTGTATTTGCTCTCAACCCTGACCAGATTGAACTGTGATTGATAATCGAGTTCAAGAGCTGATAGATATCCAATGTATTTTTTGGGGGTTGGGACAATCTTGTTCCGAGCATCGATCATTCCCCAGCGATCCATCCTTGTCAGCAACATCAGTAGACCCTTGGAAAGTCGCGCATCCACCTCTGTGACAATAGGGGCAGATGTGGTGCCACTGCTGCTGACGACAATCTTCTTCGGGATCTTTCCGATACGCGAGTTGTACTCATCAGCCTTCGATAGTTCATTCACCAAGCCCTTGGCGATGTTCTCGACGCGCGAAGAGCCTTTCAGGATATCGTCAAAAGGAACATCCTCCCAAATGTGGTCTTTGTCCAATTCCCGCGCGTCGCTAAGCCCCTCCTTGAATGCCCTTGACAAAACGTAGGCATCGCCATTGAACCACCTACGCATGAACTGAGCCCCCCATTGCCATCTGTGATTATCCATGATGCCTGGGATGTCCACCAATTCGAATTGGTGGACCTTTACGACTGTGGTTGGTATGTCCTTTAGTTTGAGTTGATCCAGAGGGCCTGCCAAAGGCTCCACCAGAGGCTGGATAATCATTTTTGCGATACCTTCGAAGTATTCTCCATCGCTCTTCTTGGGATCTGTGCATACGGAGCCCTGTTGTGCATGAGACTGCTCTTTCAGAGCGTCGATGGCGATAGTCGTCTGTCGCTCCAGATCCAACACCGCCTCGGCCTGCGAAGTGGACTTCAGATAGCCTGTCAGCCCTTGGGAGTCCAAGTTCAAGCTCCACTGATGAGATTCCGCTATCAATCGGTACTTGCGATCAGGGACCGGCTTTCCAGTTCTGTCGTCCACTATCTTAAATATCGCAAAATAATTATAGTCTAATATGAGTGGGCAGCGCTGGACTGTAGCCTCAATGCTATCCGTTTTGTCCGTATCGCATGCGATGCCGTATGCGTGTAGACTCATGTTCTCACCCCCTTGAATCAACGGCCAACCCCAGTTCAATGGAACGTTTTTCGTGGAATTTCCCACGCACGCTAGAGGAGTACAGTGAAGCGTCTCCAGGGGCTAAT is a window from the Stigmatella aurantiaca genome containing:
- a CDS encoding DUF6402 family protein yields the protein MSLHAYGIACDTDKTDSIEATVQRCPLILDYNYFAIFKIVDDRTGKPVPDRKYRLIAESHQWSLNLDSQGLTGYLKSTSQAEAVLDLERQTTIAIDALKEQSHAQQGSVCTDPKKSDGEYFEGIAKMIIQPLVEPLAGPLDQLKLKDIPTTVVKVHQFELVDIPGIMDNHRWQWGAQFMRRWFNGDAYVLSRAFKEGLSDARELDKDHIWEDVPFDDILKGSSRVENIAKGLVNELSKADEYNSRIGKIPKKIVVSSSGTTSAPIVTEVDARLSKGLLMLLTRMDRWGMIDARNKIVPTPKKYIGYLSALELDYQSQFNLVRVESKYTESANDVTAALAVFALKLAVTSLQTYTSPDGSFIIDISEIGIYFRDTFEFLNAVDGDCTEKSDQFLGYWGENGFFWAKGYLDNYDNYASAAESAIDERLPIVQSFVTIKGNSYHEDSKGNRYFRVTNNSFNSYRSLHQKGGDFMIYSTVKLIPVKIKISLNDKDLEQYAAHKKQVAASPPKSSCP